One part of the Pannonibacter sp. XCT-53 genome encodes these proteins:
- a CDS encoding DUF262 domain-containing protein, with protein MSGKTVEKLERIDSDLLGIGELLESKKLSVPSHQRPYAWEDQQVEDLFRDINDALNAKQGEYFLGTVVLTEGDQGRKLVIDGQQRLVTCAILIAAMRDYFVSVGQEDRAKDIEQKYLFRRNIRSQEVEAHIHLIPEDREFFLNRIIANPKEPKRTVEPGNTAQKRLVQAASLAASFIKKKVDLTQQKDDAILDYLEFIHDKSKVISVEVDSEANAYLIFEVLNDRGLDLSLIDLLKNYVFSFAAEKLPEVQSSWATMVNAIADIGDEGQIKTFVRHAWVAKNGLTREKDLYAAIKKEVTTKSKAVDFATELAKTAAIYAALATPSHGMWNKFAEEVSQSLEVFDLAGVTQIRPLLLAILKNFEPAEVNRSFPMMVAWTVRFLVTGAGGSGILETGYAECAKAVSQRKITDAKGLWAQMEKVVPDDISFEQAFAKATVSKVSIAKYYLRVLNQHLTAGTEELIVNPDKEKVNIEHILPETITGEWLKDFTEAQHKAYLRRIGNLTLLGKKLNSKVANNPFSEKQKEYAKSEIKMSTELCGHKTWTPTDIDARQAAFAKLAVKIWSPKPR; from the coding sequence TTGAGCGGCAAGACTGTTGAAAAACTCGAGCGGATTGACTCCGACCTCTTAGGAATCGGGGAACTTCTTGAAAGCAAGAAGCTTTCTGTGCCCTCACACCAGCGTCCGTACGCATGGGAAGATCAGCAGGTCGAAGATCTATTTCGCGATATCAATGACGCATTGAACGCCAAGCAGGGTGAGTACTTTCTTGGTACAGTTGTCCTCACCGAGGGTGATCAAGGCAGGAAGCTCGTCATTGATGGCCAACAACGCTTGGTTACTTGCGCGATTCTTATCGCCGCCATGCGAGACTACTTCGTGTCGGTAGGACAGGAAGACCGTGCCAAAGATATTGAGCAAAAGTACTTGTTCCGCCGAAACATACGGAGCCAGGAGGTGGAAGCGCACATTCACCTGATCCCAGAGGACCGCGAGTTCTTTCTCAACCGCATCATCGCAAATCCAAAAGAACCAAAACGGACTGTTGAACCGGGCAACACGGCCCAGAAGCGGCTGGTGCAAGCGGCTTCACTGGCGGCTTCATTCATCAAGAAGAAGGTAGATCTGACGCAGCAAAAGGACGACGCGATCCTTGACTATCTCGAATTCATCCATGACAAGTCGAAGGTCATTTCTGTCGAGGTCGACAGTGAAGCAAACGCCTATCTGATATTCGAAGTTCTCAACGACCGTGGACTTGACCTATCGCTAATCGATCTCTTGAAGAACTACGTCTTCAGTTTCGCCGCCGAAAAACTCCCTGAAGTCCAGTCGTCTTGGGCAACAATGGTGAATGCGATTGCCGATATTGGCGATGAGGGGCAGATAAAGACCTTCGTGCGTCACGCTTGGGTGGCAAAAAACGGTCTCACCCGCGAAAAGGATCTCTACGCAGCGATCAAGAAAGAGGTCACTACAAAATCCAAGGCGGTCGACTTTGCCACTGAATTGGCAAAGACGGCGGCAATCTACGCAGCCTTGGCCACGCCCTCTCACGGGATGTGGAACAAGTTTGCAGAAGAGGTTTCGCAGTCGCTTGAAGTCTTCGATCTCGCCGGGGTCACCCAGATCCGCCCGCTCTTGCTTGCTATTCTGAAAAACTTCGAACCCGCCGAGGTAAATCGTTCGTTCCCAATGATGGTTGCCTGGACGGTTCGCTTCCTTGTGACCGGCGCAGGCGGCAGCGGCATTCTGGAAACGGGTTATGCCGAATGCGCCAAGGCTGTTTCGCAAAGAAAGATCACCGATGCGAAGGGCCTATGGGCGCAAATGGAGAAGGTGGTTCCCGATGACATCAGCTTTGAACAGGCGTTCGCGAAGGCAACAGTCTCCAAAGTCAGTATAGCGAAGTATTACCTCCGGGTGCTGAACCAGCATTTGACGGCGGGAACTGAGGAGCTGATCGTCAATCCCGACAAGGAGAAGGTTAACATCGAGCATATTTTGCCAGAGACCATCACCGGCGAATGGTTGAAGGATTTCACGGAGGCCCAGCACAAGGCCTACCTCCGGCGAATCGGTAATCTGACACTGCTCGGGAAGAAGCTGAACTCGAAAGTCGCTAACAATCCATTCTCGGAGAAACAGAAGGAGTACGCTAAATCGGAGATCAAGATGTCCACCGAGCTTTGCGGGCACAAGACCTGGACCCCGACGGACATTGATGCACGCCAAGCTGCCTTTGCGAAACTGGCTGTGAAAATCTGGTCTCCGAAGCCCCGCTAG
- a CDS encoding DUF1156 domain-containing protein, translating into MTIESRYDIPLIASLALKEKQIQQNYRPIIAVHKWFARRPGTLFRGLLLSEFCDKRLDESYFDGHDFAGKSVADPFMGGGTPLLEANRLGCDVQGFDINPMSAWIVREEIEHLDLDAYRAAANGLVERLAADLGDLYRTDCPIYGDRDVPVKYFLWVKTTSCESCGHEVDLFPGYRISEDARHPKNVLVCGCCGELNEVENTEDLGYCLACRSELTLAGPAKRGSCACPKCGSKAKFPKNNQGPLGHRLFAIEYFNPSRKKDHKGRFFKKPDAKDLERAARAKTMLDNVKGGFIPTDEIPAGDETDRLHRWGYTQYRELFNARQLLGLELSCQLIASQNDLRIKHALATNLSDLLRYQNMLCRYDTMALKSLDVFSVHGFPVGLVVCESNLLGVVNDSGGTVGSGGWINIIDKYAKAKAYCDEPFEVQHRKGKKIRVPITGEWIGESRPGSRGRAISIRCASATEVELPPESLDAVFTDPPYFGNVQYAELMDFCYVWLRRLVGTDVEGFARASTRASEELTVNLTEGRGLTHFTEGMAKVYSAMARALKPGAPLAFTYHHNKLEAYLSIAVAILDAGLVCTASLPCPAEMGGSIHIQGTGSSIVDTVFVCRRRDTPVDRQLFQSQLELNRIVRDDLAQLKIAGLKPTAGDIRCIVFGHQVRMAIWNLHSAWDTQTPTDMKLDRVRAALNSLGSHEEVIAAEGMLSRSASPGDTMFPDEKDDRDAVAF; encoded by the coding sequence CATAAGTGGTTTGCGCGCCGTCCAGGAACGCTCTTTCGTGGTCTTCTCCTATCCGAGTTCTGCGACAAAAGGCTCGACGAGAGTTATTTTGACGGCCATGATTTTGCTGGCAAGTCGGTCGCAGATCCATTCATGGGAGGCGGAACTCCACTTCTGGAAGCGAACAGATTAGGTTGCGACGTTCAAGGGTTTGACATCAACCCGATGTCGGCATGGATCGTTCGGGAAGAAATAGAGCATCTCGACCTCGATGCCTACCGAGCGGCCGCGAATGGCTTGGTTGAGCGATTAGCGGCCGATCTCGGCGATCTCTACCGAACAGATTGCCCGATCTATGGGGATAGAGACGTCCCCGTAAAGTACTTCCTTTGGGTGAAGACAACATCCTGCGAATCCTGCGGGCATGAAGTGGACCTGTTTCCTGGCTACCGAATTTCCGAAGACGCGCGTCACCCCAAGAACGTGCTGGTGTGCGGGTGTTGCGGCGAACTGAATGAAGTCGAGAACACGGAGGACTTGGGATATTGCCTGGCCTGCAGGTCCGAGCTGACCCTCGCAGGACCAGCAAAACGTGGCTCGTGCGCCTGCCCCAAATGCGGATCGAAGGCCAAGTTTCCAAAGAACAATCAAGGGCCGCTTGGGCACCGTCTTTTCGCGATTGAGTACTTCAATCCGTCACGCAAGAAGGACCACAAGGGCCGGTTTTTCAAAAAGCCAGACGCGAAGGACTTGGAGAGAGCCGCGCGCGCCAAGACGATGCTTGATAACGTTAAAGGCGGATTTATCCCGACGGATGAGATCCCGGCGGGCGACGAGACGGATCGCCTGCATCGGTGGGGTTACACGCAATACCGCGAACTCTTCAATGCGCGCCAGCTGCTGGGCCTGGAGCTCAGCTGTCAATTGATCGCAAGCCAAAACGACTTGCGGATCAAGCACGCACTGGCGACGAACCTTTCCGATCTCCTGCGCTATCAGAACATGCTTTGCCGGTATGACACGATGGCACTGAAGTCACTCGATGTGTTCTCGGTCCACGGCTTCCCAGTGGGGCTCGTAGTCTGTGAGTCGAATCTCTTGGGCGTGGTGAACGATTCCGGTGGCACCGTTGGTTCCGGTGGATGGATAAACATCATCGACAAGTACGCAAAGGCCAAGGCGTACTGCGATGAGCCTTTTGAAGTGCAGCACAGGAAAGGCAAGAAAATCCGCGTTCCCATCACCGGAGAATGGATCGGCGAAAGCCGACCAGGGTCACGTGGGCGAGCCATCAGCATCCGTTGTGCCAGCGCCACAGAAGTAGAGCTTCCGCCGGAAAGTCTGGATGCAGTATTCACCGACCCGCCATACTTCGGAAATGTTCAGTATGCGGAACTGATGGATTTCTGCTACGTCTGGCTGCGGCGTCTAGTCGGCACGGACGTAGAAGGGTTTGCGCGCGCGAGCACTCGGGCAAGTGAAGAACTGACAGTGAACCTGACGGAGGGCCGTGGGCTCACGCACTTCACGGAAGGCATGGCCAAGGTCTACTCTGCAATGGCGAGAGCCTTGAAACCTGGCGCACCACTCGCCTTCACCTACCACCACAACAAACTTGAAGCCTATCTGTCGATCGCCGTCGCCATTCTCGACGCGGGATTGGTGTGCACTGCAAGCCTTCCATGCCCCGCCGAGATGGGTGGGTCGATTCACATTCAGGGAACAGGCTCCTCAATCGTCGATACGGTGTTCGTGTGCAGGCGTCGCGATACGCCTGTTGACCGTCAGCTCTTCCAGAGCCAACTCGAGCTCAACCGGATCGTGCGCGATGACCTAGCGCAACTCAAGATTGCGGGCCTGAAGCCGACAGCCGGAGACATCCGGTGTATCGTATTTGGTCATCAGGTCAGGATGGCTATCTGGAATCTCCACTCAGCATGGGATACCCAAACCCCGACGGATATGAAGCTGGACCGGGTTCGGGCAGCATTGAACTCCCTTGGATCACATGAAGAGGTTATCGCCGCGGAAGGCATGCTTTCACGCTCCGCAAGCCCCGGCGATACTATGTTCCCAGATGAGAAAGACGACCGTGATGCTGTTGCGTTTTAA